In uncultured Campylobacter sp., a genomic segment contains:
- a CDS encoding DUF945 family protein, with product MKKLLISLVILAAVVFGGLKFNANKVEEKYNEALSLIKTNGIDVKNSVFESGLLKSHANYEVIFSKKHINELMALGEEYGVPEDIAIKIDMNISHGFAGLLGKFDVVGDAEFLSEPYKKFMIEAFDSVKPIKFHSSGISGGDKKIVFELAGVQKELDGNKVNLAKSFLIFDINGEKKIAGVSFVNDFVDFAGKEGVAMRIKNIGYDVKYEMPIEPKMISKALVNSNYKFELGGIDVSSGTETLQIGKITSDSKLTVLSDTLTQDDTSTIEKIKYAKYEFKDFLIKSKFSNLDKGAIEDIMNAKGEPEAQLAAITQALDKFIKRAPKITFENLNFKNAAGKSYVSNFEFSIDADGIDSQNLLDNIPTAINFSGKIELDTTPGEFIFGSGEEKEGINAMLVNGGLFKENGGKYVTIFKYNKRTQDLIFNENLSLKSLFQ from the coding sequence ATGAAAAAGCTACTGATTTCATTGGTAATTTTGGCTGCCGTGGTTTTTGGCGGGCTAAAATTTAACGCAAATAAGGTGGAGGAGAAGTATAACGAGGCTTTAAGTCTAATCAAAACAAACGGAATAGACGTCAAAAATAGCGTATTTGAAAGCGGATTGCTAAAATCTCACGCAAACTACGAAGTGATTTTTTCTAAAAAACACATAAACGAGCTTATGGCGCTTGGCGAAGAGTACGGTGTGCCTGAGGATATAGCGATAAAAATCGACATGAATATTTCACACGGTTTTGCCGGCTTGCTAGGTAAATTTGACGTCGTCGGGGACGCGGAGTTTTTAAGCGAGCCGTATAAAAAATTTATGATAGAGGCATTTGACTCCGTAAAGCCTATTAAATTTCACTCTAGCGGCATCTCGGGCGGAGATAAAAAAATCGTATTTGAGCTAGCCGGAGTACAAAAAGAGTTGGACGGCAATAAGGTAAATTTGGCAAAATCGTTTTTGATTTTTGATATAAACGGCGAGAAAAAAATCGCGGGAGTCTCTTTTGTAAACGATTTTGTCGATTTTGCCGGTAAAGAAGGCGTTGCTATGAGGATAAAAAATATCGGCTACGACGTGAAGTACGAAATGCCGATCGAGCCGAAAATGATCTCAAAAGCGCTTGTAAATAGCAATTATAAATTTGAACTTGGCGGCATAGACGTGAGCTCGGGCACGGAGACGCTACAGATCGGAAAGATAACGAGCGACTCTAAACTAACTGTGCTAAGCGATACTCTAACACAGGACGATACGAGCACGATAGAAAAGATAAAATATGCAAAATATGAATTTAAAGATTTTCTAATTAAGTCTAAGTTTTCAAATTTAGATAAAGGCGCGATCGAGGATATTATGAATGCTAAAGGGGAGCCTGAAGCCCAGCTTGCGGCTATAACGCAGGCACTGGATAAATTTATAAAAAGAGCGCCAAAGATAACGTTTGAGAATCTAAATTTTAAAAATGCTGCCGGCAAGAGCTACGTCTCAAATTTTGAATTTTCTATTGATGCGGACGGCATAGATAGCCAAAATCTGCTTGATAATATCCCGACTGCTATAAATTTTAGCGGTAAAATCGAGCTTGATACGACGCCTGGAGAGTTTATATTTGGCAGCGGCGAGGAAAAAGAGGGAATAAACGCAATGCTCGTAAACGGCGGACTGTTTAAAGAAAATGGCGGCAAATACGTAACTATTTTTAAATACAATAAAAGAACGCAAGATTTGATCTTTAACGAAAATT
- a CDS encoding DedA family protein → MQEMLTSLSTYGYVIVFLYSLGGGMVAIIAAGVLAHLGKMDIAVSIVLAAAANAIGDTLLFYVSRYNRAAVMPYLAKHKRKLAFSQILFKKHGNKIIFFKKFIYGLKTLVPLAIGLTKYSFAKFSVINIVSAVVWAVLLGLGSFYAGEAFERAGNFLGENGWLMPVGMLSLLAAVWIYLKKATTKKRRQG, encoded by the coding sequence TTGCAAGAGATGCTAACCTCGCTATCGACCTATGGGTACGTGATAGTGTTTTTATATTCGCTCGGAGGCGGCATGGTCGCTATCATCGCAGCCGGCGTGCTAGCTCATCTTGGCAAGATGGACATAGCCGTAAGTATCGTGCTGGCCGCCGCCGCCAACGCTATTGGCGATACGCTGCTTTTTTACGTCAGCAGATATAACCGCGCGGCCGTGATGCCGTATCTAGCAAAACATAAACGTAAGCTTGCCTTTTCTCAAATTTTGTTTAAAAAACACGGAAATAAAATCATATTTTTTAAAAAATTTATCTACGGACTAAAGACTCTAGTGCCTCTTGCTATCGGGCTTACGAAGTATTCATTTGCTAAATTTAGCGTCATAAACATTGTTAGCGCCGTAGTTTGGGCGGTCTTGCTAGGGCTTGGCAGCTTTTATGCCGGAGAGGCGTTTGAGCGAGCGGGAAATTTTCTAGGAGAAAACGGCTGGTTGATGCCTGTCGGGATGCTTTCTTTGCTAGCTGCCGTATGGATATATCTAAAAAAAGCGACTACTAAAAAAAGGAGACAAGGATGA
- a CDS encoding lipid-binding SYLF domain-containing protein, with the protein MKKILLAIFCVLALGANDELVLNASNSFTKTMRKNPDAPVKALLQNAKAVVIFPSITKVGFVLGGMHGKGVMLVGNPYAPSEMMVVDISGGSIGLQLGYENSALVLFILKDSLVADIKDAKITINADASFAFADTGKFYGKVSDFSFTSDIYAYTDNDGFFAGASFGGAVLAKTGDTPPKTDSYGYNALMGAISKY; encoded by the coding sequence ATGAAAAAAATTTTATTAGCGATTTTTTGCGTTTTAGCACTCGGCGCCAACGACGAACTCGTGCTAAACGCGTCAAATTCTTTTACAAAAACGATGCGTAAAAACCCCGATGCGCCGGTTAAGGCTCTGCTTCAAAACGCAAAAGCGGTCGTTATCTTTCCGAGCATTACTAAAGTCGGCTTCGTGCTGGGCGGTATGCACGGCAAAGGCGTGATGCTCGTGGGAAACCCGTATGCGCCCAGCGAAATGATGGTCGTGGATATTAGCGGCGGTAGCATCGGATTGCAGCTAGGTTACGAAAATAGCGCGCTCGTGCTTTTTATCCTAAAAGATAGCCTCGTAGCCGACATAAAAGACGCCAAAATCACGATAAACGCCGACGCATCGTTTGCGTTTGCCGATACGGGTAAATTTTACGGAAAAGTGAGCGATTTTAGTTTTACGAGCGACATTTACGCCTACACTGACAACGATGGGTTTTTCGCGGGAGCGAGCTTTGGCGGAGCGGTACTTGCTAAAACCGGAGATACGCCGCCAAAGACCGATAGCTACGGATACAACGCGCTAATGGGCGCTATCTCAAAATATTAA
- the rny gene encoding ribonuclease Y, with the protein MIEILIGLGTGAAGAGVGYLIAKKINDANYNIFLEQAKAKAKAIEFEAERTLKDAKIQVQEAEFEAKKKYDDKTVKLQKEYTQKFEEISKKEQILLNEQEILNESRAELEKSRNEAKSMYEEGLGLKASYQAKLQEALKVLEHAAGLTQEEAREEVLKKVEEKSRAEIAHIVRKHEEEAKREAKKRVNYILAQATSRFAGEFAAERLINVVDIKNDELKGRIIGKEGRNIKTLEMVLGVDIIIDDMPHAITLSSFNLYRRAIATRVIELLVQDGRIQPARIEDLHKKVCEEFEASILEEGENIVIDLGLSKIHPEIMKLIGKLKFRASYGQNALAHSLEVAHLAGIIAAETGGDEKLAKRAGLLHDIGKALTHEFEGSHVDLGAEICKRYKEHPVVINAIYAHHGHEEATSVESAAVCAADALSAARPGARREVLESFLKRVEEIENIAKSKEGIKQAYAINAGREIRVIANAKLINDDEAVLVAKEIAAEIESKVQYPGEIKVNVIRETRAVEMAK; encoded by the coding sequence ATGATAGAAATTTTAATCGGCTTAGGAACAGGTGCGGCGGGCGCTGGCGTAGGCTATCTCATCGCTAAAAAAATCAACGACGCAAACTATAATATATTTTTAGAGCAGGCAAAAGCAAAGGCTAAAGCGATAGAATTTGAAGCCGAACGTACGCTAAAAGACGCTAAAATCCAAGTCCAAGAGGCTGAATTTGAAGCTAAGAAAAAATACGACGACAAAACCGTAAAACTACAAAAAGAGTACACACAGAAATTTGAAGAAATCAGTAAAAAAGAGCAAATTTTACTAAACGAGCAAGAAATTTTAAACGAAAGCAGGGCCGAGCTAGAAAAATCTCGAAACGAAGCAAAGAGCATGTACGAGGAAGGACTTGGGCTAAAAGCAAGCTATCAAGCCAAACTGCAAGAGGCACTAAAAGTACTCGAACACGCCGCAGGCCTAACGCAAGAAGAGGCGCGCGAAGAGGTGCTAAAAAAAGTAGAGGAAAAAAGCCGCGCCGAGATCGCTCACATCGTGCGAAAACACGAAGAGGAGGCCAAACGCGAGGCTAAAAAACGCGTGAATTACATCCTGGCGCAGGCTACGTCGAGGTTTGCGGGAGAGTTTGCCGCCGAGCGCCTGATAAACGTCGTGGATATCAAAAACGATGAGCTAAAAGGCCGCATAATCGGCAAAGAGGGGCGCAATATCAAAACTCTAGAAATGGTGCTTGGCGTAGATATCATCATCGACGATATGCCTCACGCTATCACGTTAAGCAGCTTTAATCTTTACCGAAGAGCGATCGCTACGCGCGTGATAGAGCTTTTGGTGCAAGACGGCCGCATACAGCCTGCCAGGATAGAAGATCTACACAAAAAAGTATGCGAAGAATTTGAAGCCTCGATACTAGAGGAGGGCGAAAATATCGTCATTGACCTAGGCCTTAGCAAAATCCATCCCGAGATAATGAAACTAATCGGAAAGCTAAAATTTAGAGCCAGCTACGGACAAAACGCCCTAGCGCACAGCCTCGAGGTAGCTCATCTTGCCGGCATCATCGCAGCCGAAACGGGCGGAGACGAAAAGCTAGCCAAAAGAGCAGGCTTGCTACACGATATCGGCAAGGCCTTGACGCATGAATTTGAGGGTAGCCATGTCGATCTGGGCGCTGAAATTTGCAAACGCTACAAAGAACATCCCGTCGTCATAAACGCCATCTACGCCCACCACGGACACGAGGAGGCAACTAGCGTAGAAAGCGCCGCCGTTTGCGCTGCGGACGCTCTGAGCGCGGCTCGCCCGGGAGCGCGTAGAGAGGTACTTGAGAGCTTCCTAAAACGCGTCGAAGAGATAGAAAACATCGCAAAAAGCAAAGAAGGCATCAAGCAGGCATACGCGATAAACGCCGGTCGCGAGATCCGCGTCATCGCAAACGCCAAGCTCATAAACGACGACGAAGCGGTGCTTGTTGCTAAAGAGATCGCCGCAGAGATCGAGAGCAAGGTGCAGTATCCGGGTGAGATCAAAGTAAACGTGATCCGCGAAACTAGAGCCGTAGAAATGGCGAAATAG
- a CDS encoding 5-formyltetrahydrofolate cyclo-ligase, with protein MKRALNLTKEDFRRDAKRILKKEVKISARAKHYKMFKPLLNLLTELKAKRILIFNPLSYEPNFYILKRVLAKKYEIFAPFMLGISLEMVKSRLPLVSRTKLGVKEPLSTKVFKKRIDVAVVPALGVDGNMARIGHGKGFYDRFFANLPYRPTLIFVEILDNFTNEIISEDHDATCDFYLTPSKIYVKRGIYDRNFNRLRNRCGGRWRRLSHR; from the coding sequence ATGAAACGAGCGTTAAATTTGACAAAAGAAGATTTTAGGCGAGACGCCAAACGGATTTTAAAAAAAGAGGTTAAAATTTCGGCGCGAGCGAAACACTATAAGATGTTTAAGCCGCTTTTAAATTTGCTAACCGAGCTTAAAGCCAAACGGATTTTGATTTTTAACCCCCTTTCTTATGAGCCGAATTTTTATATTTTGAAACGCGTGCTAGCCAAAAAGTATGAAATTTTCGCTCCGTTTATGCTTGGTATTAGTTTAGAAATGGTAAAATCCAGGCTACCGCTTGTATCTCGGACGAAATTGGGCGTAAAAGAGCCGCTAAGCACCAAGGTATTTAAAAAGCGTATAGACGTAGCCGTAGTTCCGGCTCTCGGGGTGGACGGAAATATGGCGCGAATAGGACACGGTAAAGGTTTTTATGATAGATTTTTTGCAAATTTGCCCTACCGACCTACCTTGATATTCGTTGAAATTTTAGACAATTTTACAAATGAAATCATATCCGAAGATCACGACGCTACTTGTGATTTTTACCTGACCCCGAGCAAAATTTACGTAAAAAGAGGAATCTATGATAGAAATTTTAATCGGCTTAGGAACAGGTGCGGCGGGCGCTGGCGTAGGCTATCTCATCGCTAA
- a CDS encoding TlpA disulfide reductase family protein, with protein sequence MKKTLLIIPFLALFLGGCGDENKSEASQTKTSEASQSVSVPSQSASLEAPFDLTLMDESKMTLQKFDKGFKVEGNDEAILFNFFATWCPPCKAEIPHLNNLNDKFKGKLKIVSVLMEDKSKDEIDAFMKKYKINFDVAYGEGNSRFAKALGGVVGIPYIVLYKPNGEYATHYVGLVPEEMLESDINKVID encoded by the coding sequence ATGAAAAAAACTCTTCTGATTATACCATTTTTAGCTCTATTTTTAGGCGGTTGCGGCGATGAAAACAAAAGCGAAGCAAGCCAGACTAAGACGAGCGAAGCAAGCCAGAGCGTTTCCGTTCCGAGTCAAAGCGCAAGCCTAGAAGCGCCTTTTGATCTAACGCTAATGGACGAGAGCAAGATGACTCTGCAAAAATTCGACAAAGGCTTTAAAGTCGAAGGCAACGACGAGGCGATTTTGTTTAATTTTTTCGCCACTTGGTGTCCGCCGTGCAAGGCCGAAATACCGCATCTAAATAATCTGAACGATAAATTTAAAGGTAAGCTAAAAATCGTAAGCGTACTAATGGAAGATAAATCAAAAGATGAAATAGACGCGTTTATGAAAAAATATAAGATAAATTTCGACGTCGCTTACGGCGAGGGTAATTCTCGCTTCGCCAAAGCCCTTGGCGGCGTGGTAGGCATCCCCTACATAGTGCTTTATAAACCAAACGGCGAATACGCTACGCACTACGTCGGTCTCGTGCCCGAAGAGATGCTAGAAAGCGATATAAATAAGGTGATCGACTGA
- the ftsY gene encoding signal recognition particle-docking protein FtsY: protein MFGFLKKGLDKTLTAIRSSKPADKKISKEILEEILLEADIAYEIIEEVLYYLPPQNEVKKDDLKRLLNTYFIYENEREVKSAKPFVELILGVNGAGKTTTIAKLANLYKNEGKSVILGACDTFRAGAIEQLRQWAQRTGVPIVATQQGHDPSAVAFDAISSAVAKNLDNVILDTAGRLQNQTNLANELSKIMRIADRAYAGAPHRKILILDGTQGNAGLAQAKAFNDIVSLDGVIITKLDGTPKGGALFGVARELELPILYIGTGETMSDLVKFDPHDFVDTIVDEIYA, encoded by the coding sequence ATGTTTGGTTTTTTAAAAAAGGGGCTTGATAAGACGCTAACGGCGATACGCTCGTCAAAGCCCGCCGATAAAAAAATCTCAAAGGAAATTTTAGAAGAGATCTTGCTAGAAGCCGACATCGCATACGAGATCATCGAAGAGGTCCTCTACTATCTGCCGCCGCAAAACGAGGTCAAAAAAGACGACCTAAAGCGGCTTTTAAATACCTACTTCATATACGAAAATGAGCGCGAAGTAAAAAGCGCGAAGCCTTTCGTGGAGCTCATCTTGGGCGTAAACGGCGCAGGCAAGACGACCACTATCGCAAAGCTTGCGAATTTATATAAAAATGAAGGCAAAAGCGTGATTTTGGGCGCTTGCGATACGTTTAGAGCAGGAGCCATCGAGCAGCTACGTCAGTGGGCGCAGCGAACGGGCGTGCCTATCGTCGCTACGCAACAAGGCCACGATCCGTCTGCGGTCGCCTTTGACGCGATAAGCTCGGCCGTGGCTAAAAACCTAGACAACGTCATCCTAGATACTGCCGGTCGCCTGCAAAATCAAACGAATTTAGCTAACGAGCTAAGCAAGATCATGCGCATCGCAGACAGAGCCTACGCAGGTGCGCCGCACCGCAAGATCCTCATCCTCGACGGCACTCAGGGCAACGCCGGTCTAGCGCAGGCAAAGGCCTTTAACGACATCGTGAGCCTTGACGGCGTCATCATCACAAAGCTTGACGGCACGCCAAAGGGCGGAGCGCTTTTTGGCGTCGCGCGCGAGCTGGAGCTGCCGATACTCTACATCGGCACCGGCGAGACGATGAGCGATCTAGTCAAATTTGACCCTCATGATTTCGTAGATACTATCGTGGATGAAATTTACGCCTAA
- a CDS encoding suppressor of fused domain protein, protein MTTQEYEAKFSEDDAPGWDAINDALEKIYDPANERHYPSQLHASLGGDDYLAGVSIFDCEDNAFHRHIVSFGMSELYYDPQSAQEEFSGWGFEFSMRVAPFADDPDSDLGDGNVAPNEPFWVISVMQNLAKYVHTSKKWFEAYHFMPANSPIRLNTDTKLVGVAFAPDPVLGGIDTPNGRVEFLQMVGITQRELDWLREDPTTQRVERLIKMMRKDDPLLITDLKREKEYV, encoded by the coding sequence ATGACGACGCAAGAGTACGAGGCCAAATTTAGCGAGGACGACGCGCCGGGCTGGGACGCTATAAACGATGCGCTGGAAAAAATCTACGACCCCGCAAACGAGCGCCACTATCCGTCGCAGCTACATGCGAGTCTGGGCGGCGATGATTATTTAGCAGGCGTTAGTATCTTTGACTGCGAGGATAACGCGTTTCATCGCCATATCGTGAGCTTTGGTATGAGCGAGCTTTACTACGATCCGCAAAGCGCGCAGGAAGAATTTAGCGGATGGGGATTTGAGTTTAGCATGCGCGTCGCACCGTTTGCGGACGATCCGGACTCGGATCTTGGCGACGGCAATGTAGCCCCAAACGAGCCTTTTTGGGTTATATCCGTCATGCAAAACCTCGCTAAATACGTCCACACAAGCAAAAAATGGTTCGAGGCATATCATTTCATGCCGGCAAATTCGCCGATACGCCTTAACACGGATACCAAGCTAGTAGGCGTAGCCTTTGCGCCCGATCCGGTGCTTGGCGGCATAGACACGCCAAACGGCAGAGTAGAGTTTCTCCAGATGGTGGGTATCACGCAGCGCGAGCTGGACTGGCTACGCGAGGATCCGACTACGCAGCGCGTAGAACGGCTCATAAAAATGATGCGCAAGGACGATCCTCTGCTAATCACCGACCTAAAGCGCGAAAAAGAGTACGTATAA
- the brnQ gene encoding branched-chain amino acid transport system II carrier protein, with amino-acid sequence MKQNLSRNQFLVISLTLFAMFFGAGNFIFPPNLGREAGQNFYVAIMFFCATAVLLPVLGVAAIARAKGLQSLVRRIDPVFAVLFTALLYLTIGPLFAIPRAANMPFDIAVKPFIAHENLQIWLFFYSAAYFALNYYVCLNPSKLVDLLGKYLTPLLLALILLLFGAGFFFPIGEFAAPSGEYAQHAAAKGFVEGYQTMDALASLAFGIIVINAIRTVGVKDERHLVSSTIKAGMTAGVILMAIYLMLGYLGATSAELFKDAPQINGAELLSRISGYYFGKAGVLVLGSAFFLACITTTLGLISSASEYFEELTDGRVKYKIWVAAWCLIGFGVANFGLTTIIKGSIPVLVAIYPVAIMLIILSLINPLIDSSKLVYRSCVYVCVVVGTINGLDIAGVSVPLVTDLVKKMPFYDSMLGWIVPSAVAFAATYILHLVLEKRENTF; translated from the coding sequence ATGAAACAAAATCTTAGCAGAAATCAGTTTTTAGTCATCTCGCTCACGCTTTTTGCGATGTTTTTCGGCGCGGGGAACTTCATCTTTCCGCCGAATTTGGGGCGAGAAGCTGGGCAGAATTTTTACGTCGCGATCATGTTTTTTTGCGCCACGGCGGTGCTTTTGCCGGTGCTTGGCGTAGCAGCCATCGCTAGAGCAAAAGGGCTTCAAAGCCTGGTGCGCCGTATAGACCCCGTGTTTGCGGTGCTTTTTACCGCGCTTTTATACCTTACGATCGGGCCGCTTTTTGCGATACCTCGCGCGGCAAATATGCCCTTTGATATCGCGGTTAAGCCTTTTATCGCGCACGAAAATTTGCAAATTTGGCTGTTTTTTTACTCGGCGGCGTATTTTGCGTTAAATTATTACGTCTGCCTAAATCCGTCAAAACTAGTCGATCTACTCGGCAAATACCTCACTCCGCTGCTTTTGGCGCTGATTTTGTTACTTTTTGGGGCGGGGTTTTTCTTCCCGATAGGCGAGTTTGCCGCTCCTAGCGGAGAGTATGCGCAACACGCCGCAGCCAAGGGCTTTGTCGAGGGCTATCAGACGATGGATGCGCTAGCGTCGCTTGCCTTTGGCATTATCGTGATAAACGCCATCAGAACCGTGGGCGTAAAAGACGAGCGTCATCTCGTCTCCTCGACGATAAAGGCAGGCATGACGGCGGGCGTGATTTTGATGGCGATTTACCTTATGCTAGGCTACCTCGGCGCTACGTCGGCGGAGCTTTTTAAAGACGCGCCGCAGATAAACGGAGCCGAGCTGCTATCGCGCATTAGTGGCTATTATTTCGGTAAAGCGGGCGTTTTGGTGCTAGGTTCGGCATTTTTTCTAGCTTGCATCACGACGACGCTGGGGCTCATCAGCTCTGCTAGCGAGTACTTTGAGGAGCTAACGGACGGGCGCGTCAAATATAAAATTTGGGTTGCGGCGTGGTGTTTGATCGGCTTTGGCGTGGCAAATTTCGGCCTTACGACCATCATCAAGGGCTCAATTCCCGTACTAGTAGCCATCTATCCGGTCGCTATTATGCTTATCATCCTCTCGCTTATCAATCCGCTAATAGACTCCAGCAAGCTGGTTTACCGCAGCTGCGTTTACGTCTGCGTGGTAGTAGGAACCATAAACGGCCTTGATATCGCTGGCGTTTCCGTGCCGCTAGTGACGGATCTTGTTAAAAAAATGCCGTTTTACGACTCTATGCTAGGCTGGATAGTGCCTAGCGCGGTAGCGTTTGCGGCGACGTATATCCTTCATCTCGTGCTTGAAAAGAGAGAAAATACTTTTTAA
- the radA gene encoding DNA repair protein RadA: protein MAKVKTVFECQACGNQQSKWVGKCPQCGAWDSFLELNAQQIETLKEISKSTAKPSLAKQISEVEIEKITRISTQNSELDLVLGGGVVEGSLVLIGGSPGIGKSTLLLKIASNFAAQGKKTLYVSGEESASQIKMRAQRLDAVKDGLFLLTEILLENILAEVRKNEYKILVIDSIQTLYSEKIASAPGSVSQVREITFELMRLAKNGNICVFIIGHITKDGSIAGPRILEHMVDVVLYFEGDSSRELRMLRGFKNRFGSTSEVGIFEMSQNGLISANDVAGKFFTRGKATSGSAITITMEGSRALSVEIQALVCESAYPKRSSTGFDKNRLDMLLALLERKLEIPLGHYDVFINVSGGVKIGETAADLAVVAAIISSFKNRPISKESVFMGELSLNGEIREIFNLDQRLKEAKTQKFKNAIVPSKPLDAQGLKCFVAGDITQVLEWM from the coding sequence ATGGCGAAAGTAAAAACGGTATTTGAGTGTCAAGCCTGCGGAAATCAGCAAAGCAAATGGGTCGGCAAATGCCCTCAGTGCGGGGCTTGGGATAGCTTTTTAGAACTAAACGCGCAGCAGATCGAAACGCTAAAAGAGATATCAAAAAGCACCGCAAAACCAAGCCTAGCAAAGCAAATCAGCGAGGTTGAAATAGAAAAAATCACGCGCATCAGCACGCAAAATAGCGAACTAGACCTAGTCCTTGGCGGCGGCGTCGTGGAGGGCTCGCTGGTGCTAATCGGCGGAAGCCCGGGCATCGGCAAAAGCACCTTGCTGCTAAAAATCGCATCAAATTTCGCCGCCCAGGGCAAAAAAACGCTGTATGTCAGCGGCGAAGAGAGCGCAAGCCAGATCAAAATGCGAGCTCAGCGCCTAGACGCGGTTAAAGACGGGCTGTTTCTACTCACGGAAATTTTACTCGAAAACATCCTCGCCGAAGTGCGCAAAAACGAGTATAAAATCCTCGTCATCGACTCCATACAGACCCTTTACAGCGAAAAAATCGCCTCCGCACCGGGCTCGGTGTCGCAGGTGCGCGAGATTACATTCGAGCTAATGCGTCTAGCCAAAAACGGAAATATCTGCGTCTTTATCATCGGGCATATCACCAAAGACGGCTCGATCGCGGGGCCGCGCATCTTGGAGCATATGGTGGACGTAGTGCTGTATTTCGAGGGCGACTCCAGCCGCGAGCTGCGTATGCTACGGGGTTTTAAAAACCGATTCGGCTCGACTAGCGAGGTTGGGATTTTCGAGATGAGCCAAAACGGGCTAATCAGCGCCAACGACGTCGCGGGTAAATTTTTCACGCGAGGCAAGGCCACTAGCGGCTCGGCGATTACTATCACGATGGAGGGCTCGCGCGCGCTTAGCGTCGAGATTCAGGCGCTCGTGTGCGAGAGCGCGTATCCTAAGCGCAGCTCCACGGGTTTTGATAAAAACCGCCTAGATATGCTACTGGCGTTGCTTGAGCGCAAACTAGAGATCCCGCTAGGACACTACGATGTTTTCATTAACGTCAGCGGCGGCGTCAAGATCGGCGAAACGGCGGCCGATCTAGCCGTAGTCGCAGCGATCATCTCCAGCTTCAAAAACCGTCCGATCAGCAAAGAGAGCGTATTTATGGGCGAGCTTAGCCTAAACGGCGAGATTCGCGAGATATTTAACCTCGATCAGCGCCTAAAAGAGGCCAAAACGCAGAAATTTAAAAACGCGATCGTGCCCTCTAAGCCGCTTGACGCGCAGGGGCTAAAATGCTTCGTCGCCGGCGACATCACGCAGGTTTTGGAGTGGATGTAA
- a CDS encoding acyltransferase, whose translation MFGYIRFILAYFVLLSHVGIGLAGKNIGVFAVVIFYILAGLVTSKVFIKIAPKNAQISYFIKDRFLRIYPAFFFAFALTVLFFYATSYLQPHFNAKNLLLNALIAPLNYFFWLDVSVIDAPVGLNFIIPPAWSLGAELQAYALLVLAIKFRRLGYALATGSLGVYAAANLGFINADIYGYRLVCGVFFMFYTGFLIYQKEFGKLAVFYAAVAALAGYLFYSCKFSAFGVETATGYLVGAALVLAHERFKFKLKFNDIAGSLSYSIFISHFLFIWLSKFWLGGVNLVFMTGGSVAFGLINFYLIERKINKIRFKKRV comes from the coding sequence ATGTTTGGTTATATTAGGTTTATCTTAGCGTATTTCGTGCTACTATCGCACGTTGGTATAGGACTGGCGGGCAAAAACATAGGCGTATTTGCCGTCGTGATTTTTTATATCCTAGCAGGACTCGTCACATCAAAGGTCTTTATCAAAATCGCACCAAAAAACGCACAAATAAGCTACTTTATAAAAGATAGATTTTTACGCATTTATCCCGCATTTTTCTTTGCATTTGCGCTGACTGTGCTATTTTTTTACGCGACGTCGTATCTGCAGCCGCATTTTAACGCAAAAAATTTGCTCCTAAATGCGCTTATCGCGCCACTAAACTACTTTTTTTGGCTTGATGTTTCCGTCATAGACGCGCCCGTGGGGCTAAATTTCATCATACCTCCCGCATGGTCGCTAGGAGCCGAGCTTCAGGCCTACGCCCTGCTCGTGCTAGCGATCAAATTTAGACGGCTGGGCTACGCGCTAGCCACCGGCTCGCTAGGCGTTTATGCAGCGGCAAATTTGGGCTTTATAAATGCCGATATCTACGGATACAGACTTGTTTGCGGCGTATTTTTTATGTTTTACACGGGATTTTTGATCTATCAAAAAGAGTTTGGCAAGCTCGCCGTTTTTTACGCGGCGGTAGCGGCGCTGGCAGGCTATCTTTTTTACTCGTGCAAATTTAGCGCCTTTGGCGTAGAGACGGCAACCGGCTATCTAGTCGGCGCGGCTCTGGTTTTAGCGCATGAGAGGTTTAAATTTAAGCTTAAATTTAACGATATCGCAGGTTCGCTTTCATACTCGATTTTTATCAGCCATTTTCTTTTTATTTGGCTAAGCAAGTTTTGGCTGGGAGGCGTAAATTTAGTCTTCATGACGGGCGGTTCGGTTGCGTTTGGATTGATTAATTTCTATCTAATCGAACGAAAAATAAACAAAATAAGATTTAAAAAACGAGTTTAA